ACGTCGACTGTCGGGGACGCACTGGAAGCGGCGGCTGCCGGCCGTCGCGATGGTGAGCCCCACGGCGATCGGCGAGGCGTACCTGCGGCCGGTGGACTACTGACCGACCGGCGGACGGTAGCGCCCGGTAACGTTCAGCCAGACAACGACATAGAGCGTCACGTGGCCTTGCGGCGTGCGTAACGCGCGCTAGGTTACATCGTCCTACCACAAGTGTTCCCGCCGCGGACGCGACTCGCTCAGTCGTGCCCGCCAAAATCCTCTGTCGTCCCCGGGTCGCACACCGTCGATGACGTTCCTGCCGCTCGCGCGCGTCCTCCTCAGCGCGTTCGCCCCGCTGCTGTCCCCCAGTGACAGCGGCACGATCGTCCGTCCGACCCCCTCCCCCGCGCCGACCCCGGTCGTCGCGCCGTTCACCGTCCCGGTGATCTCGCCGAAGGCCGACACGTCGGCCGCCGCCTCGCTGCCGCTGCCGACCGTGACGCCGGTCGTCGACGCCGCGGCCGTTCCGGCGGTGGAGACGGCCCTGGTCGCCGCGCCGACGCCGGTGAGCCCCGCTCCGGCCGCGTTCGCGGCACCGACGCTCGCCGCCGGCGGCTGGGCATTCGCGCCCGGGATGGTCGCGATGCCGTCGTGGGTCAGCGGCACGCGCACGGGACTCCGCCATGCGGGGCGAGCGGACAGCATCGTCGTCGAGAAGGGCGAGCACCGGATGACGCTCTACGCGGGCACCGAGGTGCTCGGCGTCTATCAGGTGGCGATCGGAAAGCGCGACGGGAAGAAGGAGCGCATCGGCGACCTGAAGACGCCGGAGGGGCTCTACCACGTCGACGCGCGCAACCCGACGAGCCGCTTCCACCTCGCGCTCCACATCTCGTACCCCAACGCGGACGACCTCGCGCGCGCCCGCACGCTCGGCGTCGCGACGGGCGGCGACGTCATGATCCATGGCCTGCCTAACGGCCAGGGGACGGCGGGCGTCGCGCACCGCAACTACGACTGGACCAACGGCTGCGTCGCGGTCACGGACCAGGAGATCGAGGAGATCTGGAGCGCGGTGCCGGTGGGCACGGTGGTGCGCATCAAGCCCTGAGCGGGAAACGGCGGAGACGTCCGAAACGGCGGATGGCCTCAGGTGGGAGCTCGGCGCTTCCCCTGAGGCCATCCGCTTTTTCAGCAGTTTCCGCCGTTTCTGCGTTCGCGAGATAGCTTCCTGCGTCTCCAACCGAACGCTTCAATGCGCATACGTCGCCTCCTCCCGCTCGCCGCGCTCGCGCTCGCGGCGCTCCCTCTCCCCGCGCAGCAGGTCGACCCCGCACTGTACGCGGGACTCCGCTATCGCATGATCGGTCCCGGCCGCGGCGGCCGAGTGACCGCGGTGGCCGGCGTGCCGAGCCAGCTGCACACGTTCTACATGGGCACCGTCGGCGGCGGCGTGTGGAAGACGGAGGACGCCGGCCAGACGTGGCGCAACGTCACCGACCGCTTCGTCGGCGAGGGGTCGATCGGCGCGGTGGAGGTCGCGCAGAGCGACGCGAACGTGGTGTACGTCGGCACCGGCTCGGACGACATCCGCAGCAACGTCTCGACGGGACGCGGGGTGTACAAGTCGACCGACGCGGGTCGCACGTGGACGTTCATCGGGCTGCGCGACGCGGGGCAGATCGGCGGCATCCGCGTCGACCCGCGCGACGCGAACGTCGTGTACGTCGCGGTGGCGGGCAACGCGTTCAAGCCGAACGCCGCGCGCGGGCTCTATCGCTCGCGGGACGGCGGGCGCACGTGGGAGAAGGTGCTGTTCGTCTCCGACAGCACGGGCGCCGTGGACGTGGAGCTCAAGCCCGACAACCCGAGCGTGCTGTTCGTCTCCATGTGGCGCGGCGAGCGCAAGCCGTGGACGATCATCAGCGGCGCGCGCGAGGGCGGGATCTACAAGAGCACCGACGGCGGCACGACGTGGAAGAAGCTCGGCGGCGGGCTGCCTAACGGACTGTTCGGCAAGAGCAACATCGCCGTCACGGCGGCGAACCCGAACCGCGTCTACGCGCTGATCGAGGCGAAGCCGGGGATGGGCCTCTACCGCTCCGAGGACGCCGGCGAGTCGTGGACGATGGTGAACCCGGCGGCGCAGCTGCTCACTCGGCCGTTCTACTACACGACGCTCGCCGCCGACCCGACGAACGCGGACGTGATCTACGGCGGCGCCGAAGGGTTCTTCAAGTCGACGGACGGCGGGCGCACGTTCGCGACGTTCCGCACGCCGCACGGGGACAACCACGACATGTGGATCAACCCGCGCGACGGCAACGTCATGATCCAGGCGAACGACGGCGGCGCGAACGTGTCGCTGAACGGCGGGCGCACCTGGTCGACGCAGATGAACCAGCCGACGGCGGAGATCTACAACGTCGCGGTGGACTCGCAGTGGCCCTACCGCGTGTACGGCGCGCAGCAGGACGAGGGCGGCACGGTGATGCTGCCGTCGCTGCCCACGAGCACGCTCGCCGTCGACGATCCGATCCAGAGCTGGCGGCAGGCGCCGGGGTGCGAGACGGGCCCCGTGATGCCGCATCCGACGAACCCCGACACGGTCTACGGGTCGTGCAAGGGACAGTTCAGCCGCATCTCCCTGCGCACCGGCCAGGAGCAGCAGTACTGGATCGGCGCGCAGTCGCTGTACGGGATGCCTAACGAGAATCTCATCTACCGCTTCCAGCGCGTCAGCCCGATGGCGACGAGCCCGCACGATGCGCGCGTCGTCTACTACGGCTCGCAGTACCTGCACAAGTCGGTCGACGGCGGCCAGACGTGGACGCGGATCTCGCCCGACCTCACGGCGAACGATCCACGGTACCGCAAGACGATCTCCGGCGAGCCGATCACGATCGACGTGACGGGCGAGGAGATGTACGCGACGCTCTACACGATCAAGGAGTCGTCGATCGCGCGCGGCGTGATCTGGACGGGGGCGAACGACGGCCCGGTGTACGTGACGCGCGACAACGGCGCGACGTGGACGAACGTGACGCCGAAGGATCTGCCGCCCGGTGGACGGGTGCAGACGGTGGAGCCGTCGCCGCACCGCCCGGGGGCGCGTACGTCGCGGTGCTGCGCTACCAGCTCGGCGACTTCAGGCCGTACATCTACGCGACGAACGACTACGGCAAGACGTGGCGCCTGCTCACGCCGGGCGACAACGGCATCCCCGCCGACCACCCGACGCGCGTCGTGCGCGAGGACCCGAAGCGTCCGGGGCTGCTGTACGCGGGCACGGAGTTCGGGATGTTCGTGTCGTTCGACGACGGGCGGCACTGGCAGACGCTCCAGCAGAACCTCCCGGCGACGCCGGTGACGGACTTCGTGCTGCACCGCGACGACCTGGTGATCTCGACGCAGGGACGCGCGTTCTGGATCCTGGACGACGTGACGCCGCTGCAGCAGCTCGCCGACTCGGTGCAGCGCGCGCGGTTCGCGTCGGCACCCGCGCACCTGTTCGCGCCGCGCGAGGCGACGCGCTTCCGCTACCGTGCGGCGTTCGGCGGCGAAGAGAGCGACCGCGTGAGCCCGGTGGACCCGCAGTACCCGCCGGCCGGCGCGATGCTCGACTACTGGATCCGCGAGCGCCCGGAGGGGACGCTGTCCCTCGACATCGTCGACTCGGCGGGCGCGGTGCTGCGCACGCTGTCGAGCGCGGCGGCGGCGCCT
This DNA window, taken from Gemmatirosa kalamazoonensis, encodes the following:
- a CDS encoding VPS10 domain-containing protein, producing MRIRRLLPLAALALAALPLPAQQVDPALYAGLRYRMIGPGRGGRVTAVAGVPSQLHTFYMGTVGGGVWKTEDAGQTWRNVTDRFVGEGSIGAVEVAQSDANVVYVGTGSDDIRSNVSTGRGVYKSTDAGRTWTFIGLRDAGQIGGIRVDPRDANVVYVAVAGNAFKPNAARGLYRSRDGGRTWEKVLFVSDSTGAVDVELKPDNPSVLFVSMWRGERKPWTIISGAREGGIYKSTDGGTTWKKLGGGLPNGLFGKSNIAVTAANPNRVYALIEAKPGMGLYRSEDAGESWTMVNPAAQLLTRPFYYTTLAADPTNADVIYGGAEGFFKSTDGGRTFATFRTPHGDNHDMWINPRDGNVMIQANDGGANVSLNGGRTWSTQMNQPTAEIYNVAVDSQWPYRVYGAQQDEGGTVMLPSLPTSTLAVDDPIQSWRQAPGCETGPVMPHPTNPDTVYGSCKGQFSRISLRTGQEQQYWIGAQSLYGMPNENLIYRFQRVSPMATSPHDARVVYYGSQYLHKSVDGGQTWTRISPDLTANDPRYRKTISGEPITIDVTGEEMYATLYTIKESSIARGVIWTGANDGPVYVTRDNGATWTNVTPKDLPPGGRVQTVEPSPHRPGARTSRCCATSSATSGRTSTRRTTTARRGACSRRATTASPPTTRRASCARTRSVRGCCTRARSSGCSCRSTTGGTGRRSSRTSRRRR
- a CDS encoding L,D-transpeptidase family protein, which codes for MTFLPLARVLLSAFAPLLSPSDSGTIVRPTPSPAPTPVVAPFTVPVISPKADTSAAASLPLPTVTPVVDAAAVPAVETALVAAPTPVSPAPAAFAAPTLAAGGWAFAPGMVAMPSWVSGTRTGLRHAGRADSIVVEKGEHRMTLYAGTEVLGVYQVAIGKRDGKKERIGDLKTPEGLYHVDARNPTSRFHLALHISYPNADDLARARTLGVATGGDVMIHGLPNGQGTAGVAHRNYDWTNGCVAVTDQEIEEIWSAVPVGTVVRIKP